GGCCCGTATTGTGATCCGCGGGATCACTTCCATTCTGGGGAACGACCAGGCGCTGATTGTCCTGGACGGTACCCCTATCAACAACGACGAAACGGGTGGTGCGCCGGACGGTGGGGCCGGTACGAACCGTTTGTCAGACATCGACCCCAACATCATCGAAAGCATCAACGTCCTGAAAGGGGCCGCCGCCACGGCGTTGTATGGTTCCGCGGGCGCCCGGGGCGTGGTGCTGATCACCACCAAGCACGGCACCGGTAAACCGAAGCTCGATTTCACGAGCGAGGTATCGGCCGACTACGCGATTTTTCCAGAGCGCCAGTACAAGTATGCCCAGGGCGACCAGGGCGTATACTATGATGGGAACACGAGCAAGACCAGCAGCTCCTGGGGACCCGAAATGGATACCCTGACCGTAAACGGTCAAAAGGTAAAATCCTACAATCCCCTGAAACAATTCTTCCGCACGGGGATCACCACAAACAACTCACTACAGCTGACCGGCGGAACGCCCACGTCGAACTACCTGATGTCGTACTCTTATTTCGACCAGACGGGCACGGTACCAAAGGATGAGTACAAGCGCCACGCTTTTTTTGTCAAATACAGCAACGACATCCTGCCGAACCTGAAGTCGACGATCCAGTTGAACTATACGTATGGCGAGACGTATAAGTTGCCCGAGGGCTATGGGCTGACCAGTCCCATGGTCACGGTCATGACGTTGCCCGTGTCCTGGAACCCGTTGCCTTATGAGGACTCGACCGGCGCCCAGCGGCTCTACCGCTACAGCCGGAACAACCCCTACTGGATCGTGGACAACGTCCTCAATACCTCCGTGGTCAACCGGTTTATCCCGATGGCCACGTTTGTGTACACACCGTTTTCCTGGCTGACGGCTACCGAGCGCGTTACCGCCGATATCTATTCGGACCAGCAGGATTACCATGTCAACACCGGGGATATTGCCTACGGAACCGGTTACATCTACAACGGCCGGTTGTTCAACCGTCAGTACAACCATGACTTCATCCTGCAGGCCAAAAAGCAATTCGGGGACTTCAACACGAGCCTGCTGCTGGGCGACAATATCCAATCCGTCTACAACGCGGACTCTTATGCGAACGGGAAGTCGTTGTCGACACCTGGATTCTATAACATCAGCAACGCCTCTTCTGTCAACTACTATGACTATTATTCTCAAACCCGTAAGGTGGGCTATTATTCAGAGGCCGACGTGGATTGGAGAAATACCCTGGTACTGGCGCTTTCCGGACGGGTCGACGGCAGCTCGGTGTTGAAAAAGACCTATTTCCCCTATGGATCCGCGGCGCTTGGGTATATATTTTCCGAAAACCTGCCCCAGTCCTGGCGGAAGACCATCAACTTCGCAAAGGCCCGGGTGTCTTACGCCGTCGTAGGGAACGACAACGTCGGCGCCTATGCCAATACCACCGAGTGGTATCAGGCCAGCGTGGCCGGCTACCTGAACAGCCTTACTTTCCCCTACAATGGTTCCAACGGTTTCCAGATCAGCTCCACCCTGGGAAATCAGAACCTCAAGAACGAGCTCTTGAGCGAATTCGAAGCGGGGCTTGAAATGAAGTTGTTTGACAATCGCGTAGGACTGGAAGCGTCCTATTTCAACCGCAAGATGACCGATGGTTTGGTCAACGGCGCCCAGATTGCGTATTCTACGGGGTACACCGGCACTACCCTGAACTCTGCCACCATGACGACGAATGGCGTGGAAGCGTTGGTGAATGTAACCCCTGTCCGGACAAGGACCTTTAGCTGGGACATGACCCTCAACTGGTCGAAGATCAACAACAAGGTCACCGGGATTGTCCCGGGTACCAATATGACGGACGTTGGGTTTGTTTATGCCGTCGTCGGCCAGCCCTGGGGCGTGCTCTACGGCAGCACCTTCGACCGGACCGCTTCCGGCCAGCTCAAGATCAACGCCAGCGGGTTGCCTTACTCCACCACCACGGGTATCGTGGGCAATATCACCCCCAACTGGACGGGCGGCATCATGAACACCTTCCGGTACAAACAACTGGCGCTGACCGTCTTTATTGACATCAAGAAGGGTGGCCAGATCGAGAATACCAACGAGTACTATGACTACTATTACGGTATTGCCAAAGTAACCGAAAACCGCCAGGATAGGGTAGTTGCCGGGATCAGCGATGTAACAGGGAAAGCCAATACCGTATCTACGACCGCAGAATCCTATTATAGGGCACTCAGTTCCGTGACCGAGGCCCAGATCCAGAATGACTCCTATACCAAGCTGCGTAACGTCAGCCTGTCCTATGCCCTGAGGCCGGGTTCCCTGGCCAGGACGCCGTTCCGCGACGTCACCTTTACCCTGACCGGTAAGAACCTGATCATCTGGCACGGCAACTTTACCGGTGGCGATCCCGAGACCAACTCCTGGGGCTCCGGCAACGGCAGCATAGGCAACTATAGCTATTCGACCCCTTCCAGCCGCTCGGTGGATGTCACGCTCAAACTTGGCTTTTAATCAAAAATCGACGAACGATGAGAAAGATCACTTTTTATATTAGTGGCATCCTCCTTATTGCGGCCGCCAGCGGTTGTAAGAAATACCTGGATGTCAACCATAACCCCAGCGCTCAAAACTCCGTCCCCGAAGCGGATATACTGGCGCCTGTGGAGGCCTCCGTCTCCAGCCTTATTTACGGTGGCGGTTCCTCCATGCTGGTCAATGCCTGGGTCCAAAACGTTTCCCAGAACCAGGAGACACCCAATTCGGATACCTACCAGGTGCAAAACAACAGTTTCGACGGGTATTGGACGGACTACTATGTGACCACCATGAACAACGACTACCTGTTGATCAAAGAGGCTAACGGGAACGGGAACCATGAATATGCCGGCATCGGCCAGGTGCTGATGGCCTTTACGCTGGGGAACGCCACGGACCTGTGGGGGGACATACCGTATTCCCAGGCCTTCCAGGGAACGGTTGTTGCCACGCCCAAATACGACGCCCAGGACACTATCTATTTGGACCTCCAGGCGCTGTTGGATTCTGCCATCGTAAACCTGAGCAATGCCACGCCAGGACACGTACCCGGTGGTGACGACTTCTTTTACGGAGGGGATGAGGGCCA
This region of Dinghuibacter silviterrae genomic DNA includes:
- a CDS encoding SusC/RagA family TonB-linked outer membrane protein, whose product is MRKSAMLLLCLLGSLLSMAQNGGIITGKVTGPDGSPIPGATVKVKGKSKGTVTIEDGTFQLRGLDKATLVISALGYGTQEVEATNGGVVSLTLAKNTKSLEEVVVTAIGVKKEKRELTFSSQEVSGADVTRSKEPNILNGLTGKVSGVQITNASGTPGGSARIVIRGITSILGNDQALIVLDGTPINNDETGGAPDGGAGTNRLSDIDPNIIESINVLKGAAATALYGSAGARGVVLITTKHGTGKPKLDFTSEVSADYAIFPERQYKYAQGDQGVYYDGNTSKTSSSWGPEMDTLTVNGQKVKSYNPLKQFFRTGITTNNSLQLTGGTPTSNYLMSYSYFDQTGTVPKDEYKRHAFFVKYSNDILPNLKSTIQLNYTYGETYKLPEGYGLTSPMVTVMTLPVSWNPLPYEDSTGAQRLYRYSRNNPYWIVDNVLNTSVVNRFIPMATFVYTPFSWLTATERVTADIYSDQQDYHVNTGDIAYGTGYIYNGRLFNRQYNHDFILQAKKQFGDFNTSLLLGDNIQSVYNADSYANGKSLSTPGFYNISNASSVNYYDYYSQTRKVGYYSEADVDWRNTLVLALSGRVDGSSVLKKTYFPYGSAALGYIFSENLPQSWRKTINFAKARVSYAVVGNDNVGAYANTTEWYQASVAGYLNSLTFPYNGSNGFQISSTLGNQNLKNELLSEFEAGLEMKLFDNRVGLEASYFNRKMTDGLVNGAQIAYSTGYTGTTLNSATMTTNGVEALVNVTPVRTRTFSWDMTLNWSKINNKVTGIVPGTNMTDVGFVYAVVGQPWGVLYGSTFDRTASGQLKINASGLPYSTTTGIVGNITPNWTGGIMNTFRYKQLALTVFIDIKKGGQIENTNEYYDYYYGIAKVTENRQDRVVAGISDVTGKANTVSTTAESYYRALSSVTEAQIQNDSYTKLRNVSLSYALRPGSLARTPFRDVTFTLTGKNLIIWHGNFTGGDPETNSWGSGNGSIGNYSYSTPSSRSVDVTLKLGF